The Schistocerca gregaria isolate iqSchGreg1 chromosome 1, iqSchGreg1.2, whole genome shotgun sequence genome includes a window with the following:
- the LOC126344010 gene encoding uncharacterized protein LOC126344010 yields MTSCLTCIDHFTSWMEVIPLDDISAEKVARALYQHWIARFGVPSPGMKIQHTTPYHPKCNGKIERLHTTLKSAIKAHNSSNCTEILHTVLLGLRTTVRETSNHSTAQIVYGKTIRLPGELFAEPTTKVDLDSFTSNLKKQMLHLKLSRPTQSKSK; encoded by the exons ATGACTTCTTGTTTAACTTGTATTGACCATTTCACATCTTGGATGGAAGTCATACCACTTGACGATATTTCAGCTGAAAAAGTGGCAAGAGCCTTATACCAGCACTGGATTGCAAGATTTGGTGTACCATCACCAG GAATGAAAATTCAGCACACAACGCCGTATCATCCTAAATGCAATGGTAAAATTGAGCGACTACACACAACTCTGAAGTCTGCAATCAAGGCCCATAACAGTTCTAATTGCACAGAAATTCTGCATACTGTTCTATTGGGGTTGCGCACTACAGTGCGAGAAACATCGAACCATTCCACTGCACAGATAGTATATGGAAAAACTATAAGACTTCCTGGTGAATTATTTGCAGAGCCCACCACAAAGGTTGACCTTGATTCATTTACATCTAATTTGAAAAAGCAAATGCTTCATCTGAAACTTAGTAGGCCTACACAAAGCAAATCAAAATGA